The nucleotide sequence CCAGGTGGTATCAGATTCGGAACCTGACCCCTCAGCGGCTTGTTCTAAATCGACAAAACTTTCTTTAGGCTGTTGTTGAGAAAAGGTTTGCGCTCTGAGTATAATCAATTGCTGACTCCGACCTCGGGCTAAAGGAATTCGCCGTTTACCGTAGCGTTCCGTAAATGCCATATATTCCGCAAGTTCCAAGAGTGTCCGAGGACGGTAGGTGGCAGCTAACTGCGCTTCTTTACGAAAGGCATTCAAGGTTTCTAAATAAAAGGCTTGTAAAAAATCCTTAATTAATTCCAATCGAGCTTGGTAACTCGATTGCACTTGAGGAGGAGTAATATATCGATAAACAATCGCGCTCAAGGTACTATGTAACTCCAACGGCCCCTGTTTTGACCCTAGCTTATAATATTGAATACATTGCTGTAAACGGTGTTGAGCTAAAGTCATGGCCCAAGTTTCTATATCCCCTGAGTCTTGAATCCGTTTGCTTTCTGTACAAATGCGGGTGGCTTCTTCGGTAATTCGTTCTGCAACATCCCGACAGTTTTGTTCAGAAGCACGAGTGGATTGATTCAGTTCTCTCAATAGCCTTTGGAAAATTGTTGCGTTCTGGCAGATTTCCCCCATGATGTCTAGTTACTACAATGACCCTAACACACTGATTCTGGAATCAGCCTTGGATTTCCGGATGGTTTACTATTGTTGTGGAACAGGCATCTTGCCTGTTAAGTCGGGGATGTCGAGAAAAATACAGTCAACAGTCAACAACCAACAGCTATGAATTTAGATCAACAAATTCAAACTTTAATTGATAAAGCGCCTCAAGATGGAACAACCCCCCAGGTGGTTGAAGCGATTTCACCTGCGCTAAAACTATTAGCAGAACAATTGCAACATCCCGAATATTATATTTTACAAACTTTAGATCAAAGTTGGGTCGTTCAGCCGTTTATTAATGTAGATCAACCCCAACTCAAAAAAAGAGTTATTTATGCGTTTTCAACTTTAGAAGATGCGTTAACTTATGGGAATCCTGATTCGGGTTCTCAACTTGTAGCTATTCCGTTACCCGTTACTCATATTTTATTTCAAATGGTTGTCTTAGAAATGCCGGATAGTTTATGTTTTTTTGAAATTCCTAAAAATTTTCAGTCGGCTACCGAAATCAAACGCAGCGAAATTCAAGAATTAATACAAGTTTATCTCCAAGACTATCAACAACGTCGTCAGTCTAAATCACGGAAAATTCCACCCAATATTGCTTAAGACAGTTATCAGTTATCAGTTATCAGTTATCAGTTGAAAATGGGCAACAGTCAACAGTCAACGCTCAACAGTCAACTGTCAACTTTGCCGTTAATAAAGCCGACTCAAAACATAATCTGCTAAATCGATTAATACCTGTCGAGATTCACAGGCTTGAAAGGGTTCGAGGTACTTGACAGCAACTTGTGCATGATAGGAGGCTAATTCCCTAGAACGTTGAATGCCTGAGCTATCTTTAATTAAGGTTAAAGCCTGTTCTAAATCTCCTTCTTGAGCAAATTCTCGCTCGATGAATGTTTCCAAAGACGGTTTTTCTTCTAAAGCATACAGTGTGGGTGCGGTTAAATTTCCACTTTTGAGATCAGAGGCGGCTGGTTTTCCTAATTCCTCGGTTACACCAGTAAAGTCCAAAATATCATCGACAATTTGGAAGGCTAAACCAATATGACGACCATAGTTATATAAATCTTCTGCCTGTTGGGTTGAAACCCCACTTAAAACACCTGCTGCTTTAGAACTATTGGCAATCAAAGAAGCAGTTTTATAATAACTTTTTTCTAAGTAGGCTTCAATTGATAATCCCGTATCAAATCGATTCAAACCTTGTTGAATTTCTCCCTCCGCTAAATCCATAATCACTTGGGATAGTAATTTGACAACTTCCAAGTTATCCAAATTGGCTAAATACCAAGAAGATTGAGCAAATAGGAAATCTCCGGCTAAAACCGCAACTCGGTTATTGAATAAGCTATGAACCGTTGGCACTCCCCGACGCATTTCAGCATCGTCCACCACATCATCATGGACAAGACTGGCGGTATGGATCATTTCTGTGATTTCTGCCAACCTCCGATGCTTGAGGGTAATATTTTGATCGGGCATTGTGGTTCGGGAAATCAACAGGACAATCGCAGGACGTACCCGTTTCCCTTTGACACTAAACAGGTGTTCTGCGGCTGCATACAAAATCGGATGTCGTGCACCGACAAGTTGTTTTAAGTTATCGGTCAACTGCCGCAGGTCTGCTTCAACTGGCGAAAATAGAAGAGTTTGCGATGTCATGGATTAGCCAACTCAGGCGTTGAGTTAACAAAATTTTACATATTATAGTCTGATTTTAATCTGTTTCGGTTCAGGGGATCGCATTGAAGTTGAAACAGGAGTCTGGAAATTTCGGCGTAAATAGACCCTAATCCAGAAGGGATAGGGATTTTAACACTTCTGTCTAACCGTTGAGAGAGGTTCCTTCTGGCTATTTCCTATCCCTTCTGGCCAGGTGTTGTCTCCAGGTTGGGTAAGCCATCCCAAAGCAAAAAAAAATTTCCTGAAATGCTCCTGTTTTCTAATTTTTGTGTTATCTTAACAGTAAGAGTTTAACCAATAATTCTACACATTAAGGGAAACGGGTCTAGCGATCAGATTAAGGATAATCAATCGCCACCTGATTGTTCCATTGGCTTTCGGATAGCCGTTAGAACTTTTTTTAA is from Planktothrix sp. FACHB-1365 and encodes:
- the hetZ gene encoding heterocyst differentiation protein HetZ, whose translation is MGEICQNATIFQRLLRELNQSTRASEQNCRDVAERITEEATRICTESKRIQDSGDIETWAMTLAQHRLQQCIQYYKLGSKQGPLELHSTLSAIVYRYITPPQVQSSYQARLELIKDFLQAFYLETLNAFRKEAQLAATYRPRTLLELAEYMAFTERYGKRRIPLARGRSQQLIILRAQTFSQQQPKESFVDLEQAAEGSGSESDTTWNDSSLQQVRAAMVTESNESESDSLRQTVVEELMAYLEEHKQQDCADYFALRLQDLPTREIEEILGLTSRQRDYLQQRFKYHLLRFALGHRWELVHQWLEADLERDLGLLPHQWQEFLTQIGSEQESLLKLKQQGLSDAEIAKSLNCKEAQIQKRWFKLLELAWEIRNRSVSGAGASSDE
- the sds gene encoding solanesyl diphosphate synthase; translation: MTSQTLLFSPVEADLRQLTDNLKQLVGARHPILYAAAEHLFSVKGKRVRPAIVLLISRTTMPDQNITLKHRRLAEITEMIHTASLVHDDVVDDAEMRRGVPTVHSLFNNRVAVLAGDFLFAQSSWYLANLDNLEVVKLLSQVIMDLAEGEIQQGLNRFDTGLSIEAYLEKSYYKTASLIANSSKAAGVLSGVSTQQAEDLYNYGRHIGLAFQIVDDILDFTGVTEELGKPAASDLKSGNLTAPTLYALEEKPSLETFIEREFAQEGDLEQALTLIKDSSGIQRSRELASYHAQVAVKYLEPFQACESRQVLIDLADYVLSRLY